The following are encoded together in the Paraburkholderia sp. BL10I2N1 genome:
- a CDS encoding DDE-type integrase/transposase/recombinase — MKLSDIPEQLADCSAWPGVDPSAIDPARLLVYQKREGAIQAYLRGTPPVDLKRQFDINRSTLTRLLERCLAPHPDGRIQGFRGLIPHVRTKSYRRIVPAVRRSQRGGLTGALGQLFEQLPQLAQMLEREVGAGTLGIAKNGRLYGLRNVQSKLIAACREAGLGTQAWPLSQDEMGYRSLARWVRRRLEARVPVRRTDSRERAWETTIRPFSVVELDGHKLDLRLRIRFTEPSGVSVDLETERLFVVTLIDVCTRVVLGWQVVPAPEYNHHDVLAAMQDALRPRRKRDQLLIAGLTYRPGAGFASDVCPEVAYACWDVLKVDNAAAHLSEETFVPACQFIGCRLEAGPVAQPTTRPFIERFFLTLTDRMSRQVVGTTGRNPEDPAGQRGRRVPVEQLITLPELEELLDVTIANYHASPHDGLNGRTPLEALQLAIAHQQTAVRTLPQLLRARLHQLQSVHLCTVRGSVARGVAPYISFYGARYSNEVLQRTPGLNGERIRVYPNPADMREAWAYLPNGAELGRLAVHEGWRYSRHTLRLRKHILRQRRLGKLKFAGEQNPVQVLSEAQRRLRKRSRKQATAIMQLSQQTSGDGPDTVSAVASQTPTPPTRRRQANAVVVPVDLGDLKVQNR, encoded by the coding sequence ATGAAGCTCAGTGACATTCCCGAACAACTGGCAGATTGCAGCGCATGGCCCGGGGTCGATCCGTCGGCAATCGATCCTGCTCGCCTGCTGGTCTACCAGAAGCGCGAAGGCGCCATCCAGGCTTACCTGCGCGGCACGCCGCCTGTCGATCTGAAGCGACAGTTCGACATCAACCGGAGTACCCTGACGCGCCTTCTGGAGCGCTGTCTTGCTCCCCATCCCGATGGCAGGATCCAGGGCTTTCGCGGACTTATTCCGCACGTCCGAACGAAAAGCTACCGCCGTATTGTCCCGGCGGTTCGACGCTCACAGCGCGGAGGGTTGACAGGCGCGCTGGGGCAGTTGTTCGAACAGTTGCCGCAACTGGCCCAGATGCTGGAACGGGAAGTTGGGGCTGGTACGCTGGGAATCGCAAAAAACGGCCGGCTCTATGGACTCCGAAATGTGCAGTCAAAGCTGATCGCGGCCTGCCGGGAAGCGGGTCTTGGCACGCAGGCCTGGCCGCTCAGCCAGGACGAGATGGGATACCGGTCATTGGCGCGCTGGGTGAGGCGCCGGCTCGAGGCGCGGGTTCCAGTACGCCGCACGGACAGTCGCGAGCGCGCCTGGGAAACCACCATCCGTCCGTTTTCCGTGGTCGAACTGGATGGCCACAAGCTGGACCTGCGGCTGAGGATTCGTTTTACTGAGCCCTCCGGCGTCAGCGTCGATCTTGAAACGGAGCGCCTGTTCGTGGTCACGCTGATCGATGTCTGCACCCGCGTCGTGCTGGGCTGGCAGGTTGTGCCCGCGCCCGAATACAACCACCACGATGTACTGGCCGCGATGCAGGACGCACTTCGGCCACGCCGCAAACGTGACCAGCTACTCATTGCCGGGCTGACATATCGACCGGGGGCCGGTTTCGCGTCGGATGTCTGCCCGGAAGTCGCTTACGCATGCTGGGATGTCCTGAAGGTCGATAACGCCGCGGCACATCTGAGCGAGGAAACCTTCGTGCCGGCCTGCCAGTTCATCGGTTGCCGGCTGGAAGCGGGCCCCGTTGCGCAGCCGACGACACGGCCTTTCATCGAACGATTCTTCCTGACGCTGACGGACCGCATGTCCAGGCAGGTTGTTGGCACCACCGGCCGCAACCCGGAAGATCCGGCAGGTCAGCGAGGCAGACGCGTACCCGTGGAACAACTGATCACCTTGCCTGAGCTCGAAGAGTTGCTGGACGTGACCATCGCGAACTATCACGCATCGCCACACGACGGCCTGAACGGGCGCACGCCGCTGGAGGCGCTACAACTGGCCATCGCCCATCAGCAGACTGCCGTGCGCACGTTGCCCCAGTTGCTGCGCGCCCGGCTGCACCAGTTGCAATCGGTTCATTTGTGCACGGTACGAGGTAGTGTGGCGCGAGGCGTCGCGCCCTACATCAGCTTTTACGGTGCAAGGTACAGCAACGAGGTGCTGCAGCGCACGCCTGGGCTCAACGGTGAAAGAATTCGCGTCTATCCGAATCCTGCCGACATGCGCGAGGCATGGGCCTATCTGCCCAACGGAGCCGAGCTCGGCCGCCTCGCTGTCCATGAGGGCTGGCGCTACAGCCGGCACACGTTGCGGCTGCGCAAGCACATCCTGCGACAGCGGCGACTGGGCAAGCTCAAGTTTGCCGGTGAGCAGAATCCCGTGCAGGTGTTGTCCGAAGCCCAGCGGCGCCTCAGGAAGCGCAGCCGCAAACAGGCCACGGCCATCATGCAGCTTTCGCAGCAGACCTCTGGTGACGGGCCGGACACTGTGTCGGCGGTTGCGTCCCAGACGCCCACCCCACCCACGCGTCGTCGCCAGGCGAATGCCGTGGTGGTGCCCGTTGATCTGGGGGATCTGAAGGTACAAAACCGCTGA
- a CDS encoding ATP-binding protein gives MSDDIHRPVAYDEHPLCRRKYRVPTPSIAAFRKLIDECLFLYITGALIHGRPRIGKTYAIEFLRQDLERRYPKISVYVLRCPRSQTASENNFFSALLHTVKHPAQSGASKAALRGRLLHKLRQVAENKGDDRVILFADEAQNLREIEYEWLRDLHDEMESNALRLFTFLVGQPQLLAQKSVFQAQDKEQIVARFMVEELAFRGIVSAAECAAVLATYDNGECPATRAGATCDSSCQRRMRRGCVSQNPRPGCGMHSKTHTSRRIWMGRWRSA, from the coding sequence ATGTCCGACGACATTCACCGACCGGTTGCCTACGACGAACATCCTCTTTGCCGACGCAAGTACCGGGTTCCCACGCCCTCCATCGCAGCCTTTCGCAAGCTCATCGATGAATGTCTGTTTCTCTATATCACCGGGGCTCTGATTCATGGTCGCCCCCGTATCGGGAAGACTTACGCCATCGAATTCCTGCGCCAGGATCTTGAACGGCGATATCCAAAGATTTCCGTGTATGTGTTGCGTTGCCCGCGCTCACAAACGGCCTCGGAAAACAACTTCTTTTCGGCGCTGCTGCATACCGTCAAGCATCCCGCGCAAAGCGGCGCGTCCAAGGCGGCGCTGCGCGGTCGCCTGCTGCACAAGCTGCGGCAGGTGGCCGAAAACAAGGGCGACGATCGTGTCATCCTGTTCGCCGACGAAGCGCAAAACCTGCGTGAAATCGAGTACGAATGGCTGCGTGACCTGCACGACGAGATGGAGAGCAACGCGCTGCGCCTGTTCACCTTTCTGGTCGGACAACCGCAATTGCTCGCACAGAAATCGGTCTTCCAGGCGCAGGACAAGGAACAGATTGTCGCGCGATTCATGGTCGAGGAGCTCGCGTTTCGGGGCATTGTCAGCGCGGCCGAATGCGCGGCCGTTCTCGCGACCTATGACAACGGCGAATGTCCCGCGACTCGGGCTGGAGCTACGTGCGATTCTTCGTGCCAAAGGCGTATGCGGCGGGGCTGCGTCTCGCAGAATCCGCGGCCCGGTTGTGGGATGCATTCGAAGACGCACACATCAAGGCGAATCTGGATGGGCCGGTGGAGATCGGCATGA
- a CDS encoding site-specific integrase: MNTSASFAPLLERFFMQRLMQQRQASPHTIISYRDTFRQFLRFAQQHLHKPPSSMDLKEIDAPLVVAFLDDLEKHHGVSVRSRNLRLTAIHSFFRFAALEAPEHSAQIQRVLAIPSKRFTRTLVNFLTRPEVDALLAAPDQRTWSGRRDHAFLLVAAQTGLRLSEMTGLKREDLVLGAGAHVRVIGKGRKERCTPVTRSTRAVLESWLREPQRGDGDVLFPSASGGRLSVHGVQYLLNKHREAASRMCPSLNKKRITVHCLRHTVAMDLLQSGVPRSVIALWLGHESVETTQIYLEATLAMKEQALAKMSPLRGKAGRFRPPDQLLAFLNSL; the protein is encoded by the coding sequence ATGAACACATCAGCCAGCTTTGCTCCGCTTCTGGAGCGTTTCTTTATGCAGCGCCTGATGCAGCAGCGGCAGGCCAGTCCTCACACGATCATCTCGTATCGCGACACCTTTCGTCAGTTTCTGAGGTTCGCCCAGCAACACCTGCATAAGCCGCCGTCAAGTATGGACCTCAAGGAGATTGACGCTCCTTTGGTCGTCGCATTTCTGGACGACCTGGAGAAGCATCATGGCGTAAGCGTTCGCAGCCGCAATCTTCGTCTCACTGCAATTCATTCGTTCTTCCGGTTCGCGGCACTCGAAGCCCCGGAGCATTCCGCGCAGATCCAGCGCGTGCTTGCCATTCCCAGCAAGCGCTTCACCCGCACGCTTGTCAACTTCCTGACCCGTCCGGAGGTTGACGCACTGCTTGCCGCACCTGATCAACGTACCTGGTCCGGTCGACGTGATCACGCCTTCCTGCTAGTGGCTGCGCAGACCGGCCTGCGTTTATCCGAGATGACTGGTCTCAAACGGGAGGACCTCGTTCTCGGTGCCGGCGCTCACGTGCGCGTGATCGGCAAGGGACGCAAGGAGCGCTGCACGCCGGTCACAAGGTCTACGCGTGCCGTACTGGAATCCTGGTTGCGTGAGCCGCAGCGCGGTGATGGTGATGTGCTGTTTCCGAGCGCTAGCGGAGGGCGTCTCAGTGTCCACGGCGTTCAGTATTTGCTAAACAAACATCGCGAAGCGGCGTCAAGAATGTGTCCCTCCTTGAACAAGAAGCGGATCACTGTCCACTGCTTGAGGCATACGGTAGCTATGGACCTTCTTCAATCGGGCGTCCCCCGTTCAGTGATTGCGTTGTGGCTCGGACACGAATCGGTAGAAACGACGCAGATCTATCTCGAGGCGACGCTTGCAATGAAGGAGCAGGCCCTTGCGAAGATGTCGCCTTTACGCGGCAAGGCGGGACGCTTCCGCCCTCCAGACCAGCTGCTCGCCTTCCTGAACAGCCTGTAG
- a CDS encoding tyrosine-type recombinase/integrase, protein MNTLRQAIQEYVVVRRALGFKLYEADKGLRDFVSFMEKRHASYITQSLALEWAQQPSHYQPASWAQRLSFVRMFARYRRATDPRTQIPAQGLLPFRPRHARPYLYSDGEIRALLGAALQMPCRFQRDKLQPWTYHCLFGLLSVTGMRLGEVRNLELEDVDLTTGVLTIRGTKFGKSRLVPLHASTCKVLAAYIARRGCHWTGRTVSPYVFASNRGNRLASSEIHRTFYRLSRQIGLRGESESHGPRLHDMRHVFATRTLLHWYRSGQDPERRLPILSAYLGHVHVADTQWYLSASPELMRESMRRLEGQWENRS, encoded by the coding sequence ATGAACACGCTTCGGCAAGCCATTCAGGAGTACGTTGTCGTGAGACGTGCCCTGGGATTCAAGCTGTATGAGGCAGACAAGGGATTGCGCGACTTTGTCTCGTTCATGGAGAAACGCCACGCCTCTTATATCACGCAATCGCTCGCTCTCGAGTGGGCCCAGCAACCATCACATTACCAACCTGCAAGCTGGGCACAGAGGCTAAGCTTCGTTCGTATGTTCGCGCGTTATCGCAGAGCGACCGATCCACGCACTCAGATCCCAGCACAGGGCCTGCTTCCATTTCGTCCGAGGCACGCACGACCATATCTCTATTCGGACGGCGAGATTCGGGCGCTGTTGGGCGCAGCACTGCAAATGCCATGTAGGTTTCAACGCGATAAACTGCAGCCATGGACTTATCACTGCCTGTTTGGACTCCTCAGCGTGACGGGAATGCGTCTGGGCGAAGTCAGAAACCTTGAGCTTGAAGACGTCGATCTGACGACAGGAGTGTTGACGATCCGCGGCACCAAGTTCGGCAAGTCGAGACTTGTGCCTTTACATGCCTCGACCTGCAAGGTACTGGCCGCCTACATTGCACGACGGGGATGTCATTGGACAGGGCGAACCGTGTCACCCTATGTGTTCGCTTCCAACAGGGGGAACCGGCTGGCCAGCAGCGAGATTCATCGCACCTTTTATCGACTCTCCCGTCAGATTGGACTGCGCGGCGAATCCGAAAGCCACGGGCCACGCCTGCACGACATGAGGCACGTCTTTGCGACGAGAACACTTTTACATTGGTACCGCTCTGGACAGGACCCCGAGCGCCGTCTGCCCATCCTCTCAGCCTACCTCGGTCATGTCCATGTGGCCGATACGCAGTGGTACCTCAGCGCATCGCCGGAACTCATGCGCGAGTCGATGCGCCGACTCGAGGGGCAGTGGGAGAACCGCTCATGA
- a CDS encoding site-specific integrase translates to MEFLRSRQAIPAEKAPVSQPSPIERCINTYVAYLREARALTEATIRNYVPFVRGFLEDCFGNHRVKLSRLRASDIVRFVRRQAPRLHPKRAKVLTAALRSFLRYASYRGDVALDLAAAVPVVANWSMPAIPRAIAPDQTRRLLASIDRRSAVGRRDYAIVLLLARLGLRSGEVAFLELSDIDWAEGRLTVRNNNGLRNELPLPADVGRAIAAYLSHDRPPGPCRRVFLRSRAPFTGFRSACAVGSVVSHSLQRAGIVAPTMGAHQFRHGLATEMLCHGASLGEIGELLGHRHAQTTRIYTKVDIKALRALAVPWPGGQR, encoded by the coding sequence ATGGAGTTCCTACGCAGTAGGCAAGCAATTCCCGCTGAGAAGGCACCGGTTTCCCAGCCGTCGCCTATTGAGCGCTGTATCAATACCTACGTAGCGTACTTACGCGAAGCACGCGCCCTGACCGAGGCGACGATTCGCAACTACGTGCCCTTTGTCCGCGGTTTCCTCGAGGACTGCTTCGGCAATCATCGGGTCAAGCTTTCCCGCTTGCGCGCGAGCGATATCGTGAGATTCGTGCGACGTCAGGCGCCACGTTTACACCCGAAGCGTGCGAAGGTCTTGACCGCTGCGCTGCGATCCTTTCTACGCTATGCGAGCTATCGGGGCGACGTGGCGCTCGATCTCGCCGCAGCCGTGCCCGTTGTCGCAAACTGGTCGATGCCTGCGATTCCTCGCGCGATTGCGCCGGATCAAACCCGACGATTGCTTGCAAGCATCGATCGACGAAGCGCCGTTGGCCGTCGCGACTATGCCATTGTGCTCCTGCTTGCCAGACTTGGATTGCGATCGGGAGAAGTAGCTTTCCTTGAACTCAGTGACATCGACTGGGCCGAGGGACGCCTGACCGTTCGCAACAACAATGGGTTGCGCAACGAGTTGCCCTTACCCGCCGACGTCGGCAGGGCAATCGCTGCATATCTGAGCCACGACCGACCGCCTGGCCCATGTCGGCGGGTATTCTTGCGCTCAAGAGCTCCATTCACCGGATTTCGCAGCGCGTGCGCGGTCGGCTCCGTTGTGAGTCATTCGCTCCAGCGTGCCGGCATCGTTGCACCGACTATGGGAGCACACCAGTTTCGCCATGGATTGGCCACTGAGATGCTGTGCCATGGTGCGTCGCTTGGCGAGATCGGCGAACTCCTTGGACACCGGCATGCGCAGACCACGAGGATCTACACGAAGGTCGATATTAAGGCGCTGCGTGCGCTGGCCGTTCCATGGCCGGGAGGTCAGCGATGA
- a CDS encoding DEAD/DEAH box helicase, translating into MPSINTDHLAPNITPTGHLLAVPKTDAPPVPEDIALDRAFQAGAGHGLLYLGSTVIGRALPPAWGWWRDFAMRYVTALCTTATDGDIAVAEPDARDIGRLIDDAPPMTGVEYLTPQVLARLWGEIGNALRQELASTGGSLQAFLRSRHSTWNLVGRVHFNLAENRKDPDAPFAFLATYTARVSAHGKTQHQPLSRSLEEFSGTRNKAQLLSLLLPVQRAAECCDWVRSMLESREIYHPLRWTPTEAWHLLQDLPALEAAGIIVRLPGTWTTGRPARPSVTASVGTKPPSLVGKDALLDFNLAVSLEGEPLSPAEVRKLLKGADGLQWIRGRWIEVDTRKLGRLLQRFEDLGQAAQSGLPLNDALRLLAGVPGNDAEVPEEHDWAQVVAGPWLADTLQNLRQPQGLARVEPGPGLHAQLRPYQHAGVQWLYLLSRLELGACLADDMGLGKTIQILALLLILKREQRDPRPSLLVAPASLLANWASEAERFAPGLRVLVAHPSVTPAETLRGLDEVRLAQTDLVITSFGALLRQPALETIRWRLAIVDEAQAIKNPGARQTRQVKKLQAQSRIALTGTPVENGLADLWSIFDFTHPGLLGSAKDFAGFSRRLAKAGHFGPLRSLVRPYILRRLKTDRNVIADLPEKTELKAWCHLSPVQAALYERAVQDLAAALDGAEGIERKGIVLSYLMRLKQICNHPSQWLGDAAWKPEASGKFARLRELVDVIAAKQEKVLVFTQFRETTEPLAAFLGSLFGREGLILHGGTPVGKRRELVRLFQEDELTPFFVLSLKAGGSGLNLTAASHVIHFDRWWNPAVENQATDRAFRIGQRKNVLVHKFVCRGTVEDRIDQLIETKQQLVKDVLEAGAELLLTEMTDRELLDLVRLDIHRAQET; encoded by the coding sequence ATGCCTTCGATCAATACGGATCATCTTGCGCCCAACATCACGCCGACGGGTCATCTTCTTGCGGTGCCGAAAACCGATGCTCCCCCTGTGCCGGAAGACATCGCGCTCGACCGCGCTTTCCAGGCCGGCGCAGGCCACGGCCTGCTCTATCTCGGCAGCACGGTAATCGGACGGGCACTGCCCCCCGCCTGGGGCTGGTGGCGCGACTTCGCCATGCGTTACGTCACAGCGTTATGCACGACGGCCACAGACGGGGACATCGCAGTCGCCGAACCGGACGCCCGGGACATCGGGAGGCTGATCGACGATGCCCCACCCATGACGGGCGTCGAATATCTCACGCCGCAAGTGCTCGCGAGACTGTGGGGCGAGATCGGCAACGCCCTGCGCCAGGAGCTGGCCAGCACGGGCGGCTCGCTTCAGGCATTTCTCAGGTCACGTCATTCCACCTGGAATCTGGTGGGCCGGGTCCACTTCAACCTTGCCGAGAACCGGAAAGACCCGGACGCCCCGTTCGCTTTTCTGGCCACTTATACGGCGCGCGTCTCCGCGCATGGCAAGACCCAGCATCAGCCCCTGTCGCGCTCGCTCGAGGAATTTTCCGGCACGCGCAACAAGGCGCAGCTTCTTTCGCTGCTGCTCCCCGTTCAGCGGGCGGCCGAGTGTTGCGACTGGGTGCGCTCCATGCTTGAGTCGCGCGAGATCTATCATCCGCTGCGCTGGACGCCCACCGAGGCCTGGCACCTGCTCCAGGATTTGCCGGCACTCGAGGCCGCCGGCATCATCGTCCGGCTGCCCGGTACGTGGACGACGGGTCGTCCCGCGCGGCCGAGCGTCACGGCCAGTGTGGGCACGAAACCGCCGTCGCTCGTCGGCAAGGATGCCTTGCTCGATTTCAATCTGGCAGTCTCGCTCGAGGGCGAACCATTAAGCCCCGCCGAAGTCCGAAAGCTGCTCAAGGGCGCCGACGGCCTGCAGTGGATCCGCGGGCGCTGGATCGAGGTGGATACCCGGAAGCTCGGCCGTCTTCTGCAACGCTTCGAAGATCTCGGGCAGGCCGCGCAATCGGGGCTCCCACTCAACGACGCGCTACGCCTGCTGGCAGGCGTGCCGGGCAATGATGCCGAAGTGCCTGAAGAACACGACTGGGCGCAGGTCGTGGCCGGTCCCTGGCTGGCCGATACCCTTCAGAACCTGCGTCAACCGCAAGGCCTGGCGCGCGTCGAGCCGGGCCCCGGGTTGCATGCGCAGCTTCGACCGTACCAGCACGCGGGCGTGCAGTGGCTCTACCTGCTCAGCCGGCTCGAACTGGGCGCGTGTCTGGCCGACGATATGGGGCTCGGCAAAACGATCCAGATCCTCGCGCTGCTCCTCATCCTGAAGCGCGAACAGCGTGATCCACGTCCCAGCCTCCTCGTTGCGCCGGCCTCCTTGCTGGCCAACTGGGCCTCGGAAGCCGAACGCTTTGCGCCCGGTTTGCGCGTCCTGGTCGCCCACCCCTCCGTCACGCCCGCCGAGACCCTGCGCGGCCTCGATGAGGTGCGGCTCGCCCAGACCGACCTCGTCATCACCAGTTTTGGCGCGCTGCTTCGCCAACCCGCGCTGGAGACGATCCGCTGGCGCCTGGCGATCGTCGACGAAGCGCAGGCAATCAAGAACCCCGGAGCCAGGCAGACCCGGCAGGTCAAGAAACTTCAGGCGCAGTCGCGCATCGCCCTGACAGGTACCCCCGTGGAAAACGGCCTGGCGGACCTGTGGTCCATCTTCGATTTCACGCATCCGGGCCTGCTGGGCTCGGCGAAGGATTTCGCCGGATTCAGCAGGCGTCTCGCGAAAGCCGGGCACTTCGGTCCGCTTCGCTCGCTCGTGCGACCGTACATTCTGCGCCGCCTGAAGACGGACAGGAATGTCATTGCCGATCTCCCGGAAAAGACCGAGCTCAAGGCATGGTGTCACCTGAGTCCCGTCCAGGCCGCACTGTACGAGCGCGCGGTCCAGGACCTGGCCGCCGCGCTCGACGGTGCAGAAGGCATCGAGCGCAAGGGCATCGTGCTGAGCTACCTGATGCGTTTGAAGCAGATATGCAACCATCCGTCCCAGTGGCTCGGCGACGCGGCATGGAAGCCTGAGGCCAGCGGCAAATTTGCGCGTCTGCGGGAACTGGTCGACGTGATTGCCGCGAAGCAGGAAAAGGTACTCGTATTCACGCAGTTTCGCGAAACCACCGAGCCCCTGGCGGCGTTTCTGGGATCACTGTTTGGCCGCGAGGGTTTGATCCTGCATGGCGGCACCCCGGTCGGAAAGCGGCGCGAGCTGGTCAGGCTTTTTCAGGAAGACGAATTGACACCCTTCTTCGTGCTGTCGCTCAAGGCAGGGGGATCGGGGTTGAATCTCACGGCCGCTTCCCACGTGATTCATTTCGATCGCTGGTGGAATCCGGCCGTGGAAAATCAGGCGACGGACCGGGCCTTTCGTATCGGCCAGCGCAAAAACGTGCTGGTGCACAAGTTCGTCTGCCGGGGCACAGTCGAGGATCGGATCGACCAGCTGATCGAAACGAAGCAGCAACTGGTGAAGGATGTGCTCGAAGCCGGAGCGGAGCTGCTGCTGACTGAAATGACCGATCGGGAGTTGCTCGATCTCGTCAGGCTCGATATACATCGTGCGCAGGAAACCTGA
- a CDS encoding UPF0158 family protein, which yields MVAVKFDDLSSAFDFVSYAAPMEHQAYISLNTGKIYRISDAIDTIEEEIPADLEDPDRYLAIPHKNELDLGSSLALRFAAQQLPARDDQVEGFFQRRGAYARFKDLLEREGALERWYAFEADSAEKALRQWCAENGLEILD from the coding sequence ATGGTCGCCGTCAAATTCGATGATCTTTCCTCGGCCTTCGACTTCGTCAGCTACGCAGCGCCGATGGAACACCAGGCGTATATCTCGCTCAATACGGGAAAAATCTACCGGATTTCCGATGCCATCGACACGATCGAGGAGGAGATTCCCGCGGATCTGGAAGACCCGGATCGCTACCTCGCGATACCGCACAAGAACGAACTTGATCTCGGAAGCAGTCTCGCCCTGCGCTTCGCCGCACAGCAGCTGCCTGCACGTGATGACCAGGTTGAAGGGTTTTTCCAGCGGCGAGGGGCATACGCGCGCTTCAAGGATTTACTCGAGCGCGAAGGTGCCCTGGAACGCTGGTATGCATTTGAAGCCGACTCTGCCGAAAAGGCACTGAGGCAATGGTGTGCTGAAAACGGGCTCGAGATTCTTGATTGA
- a CDS encoding DUF3596 domain-containing protein, whose translation MGRNGRGVVARSDKGIQITFQYEGRRCRETIPLPPTAANLKRAEQHRAAILYEISRGTFDYAQVFPTSKIAKKLARGSADSHLVGPFLKRWFEIKRHELKASTEAEWNRTVHNLLVPQFGHLALVDLTRDVITTWLKSLDHQRPKAISNKRLANIQTVVRQALAAALEQKLIDVNPLGGFTYSRKISVRVEPANLCQLQTKAPVDPFSSDEQAQILALADPQVRNFLQFAFWTGLRTSELIALNWSDIDWEAGVVKVWKAMTREARGKVETTKTAAGRRQVKLLPPAVAALMAQREYAEQALEAIFRDPRTGKRWAGHGKVYDVWQVIMRKAKTLHGIHYRNPYQTRHTYASMMLSAGEPPMWVSKQMGHADQTMIYRVYGRWMPEADRGAGLRVVAMFATKE comes from the coding sequence ATGGGTCGAAACGGGAGAGGCGTTGTTGCAAGATCGGACAAGGGGATCCAGATCACGTTCCAATATGAAGGCCGACGGTGCCGCGAAACGATCCCGCTGCCCCCTACAGCCGCTAACCTGAAACGGGCGGAGCAGCATCGAGCCGCCATCCTCTATGAAATATCCCGAGGGACATTCGACTATGCTCAGGTCTTTCCAACCTCAAAAATTGCGAAGAAGCTCGCGCGTGGTAGTGCCGACAGCCATCTGGTAGGACCATTCCTCAAACGCTGGTTTGAGATAAAAAGACATGAGTTGAAAGCGAGCACCGAGGCTGAATGGAACCGAACTGTACACAATCTGCTGGTGCCGCAGTTCGGACATCTCGCCCTGGTCGACCTTACACGCGACGTCATCACAACGTGGCTCAAGTCACTTGATCACCAACGGCCAAAGGCCATTTCCAACAAGCGTTTGGCCAACATTCAAACAGTAGTACGGCAAGCGCTTGCTGCAGCGCTCGAGCAGAAGCTTATCGACGTCAATCCATTGGGAGGCTTCACGTACTCGCGCAAGATCAGCGTGCGAGTGGAGCCTGCGAACCTCTGCCAGCTTCAAACAAAGGCTCCCGTCGATCCCTTTTCATCGGACGAGCAAGCGCAGATTCTTGCGCTCGCAGACCCACAGGTGCGCAACTTTCTGCAGTTTGCGTTCTGGACGGGGTTGCGCACAAGCGAGCTCATCGCACTCAATTGGTCAGACATCGATTGGGAAGCGGGTGTCGTGAAGGTTTGGAAGGCCATGACGCGAGAGGCCAGGGGCAAAGTCGAAACAACGAAGACCGCGGCCGGCAGGCGTCAGGTCAAGCTATTGCCTCCTGCGGTCGCGGCGCTGATGGCACAAAGGGAATACGCTGAGCAGGCGCTGGAAGCAATCTTCCGCGATCCACGCACCGGCAAGCGATGGGCGGGTCACGGCAAGGTATATGACGTATGGCAGGTCATCATGCGCAAGGCCAAGACGCTGCACGGCATCCACTACCGCAACCCCTATCAGACCAGGCATACCTATGCATCAATGATGCTCTCAGCTGGCGAGCCGCCGATGTGGGTGTCAAAGCAGATGGGGCACGCAGATCAGACGATGATCTACCGCGTCTATGGGCGTTGGATGCCGGAAGCCGACCGGGGGGCAGGTTTACGGGTGGTAGCAATGTTCGCCACAAAGGAATAG
- a CDS encoding DUF2971 domain-containing protein, translating into MPPDYLYKYTPLRDRTDEMLDKRYAALLTDSQLWFSAPSSFNDPMDCKPVFRFGGATPKEQQGFRETVLKGLAMRDFPDVHGQEFITCYGEYQQQYPAFNDELCEIGHQLLSSDLRSRLVGVLCLSECERDPVMFYHYGDKHKGMCLKFRTLDFFEHANPVDYRAMYPVVNYFDSTDNEAQYGTIFLTKYEGWEYEHEYRIVNFDQHRSPRLTSYPPELLEGVIFGYLMPQEDRDYARGLLEKRGTPVTLYEAKIGREQYLMDIVQID; encoded by the coding sequence ATGCCGCCCGACTACCTTTACAAGTACACACCGTTGCGAGATCGAACGGACGAAATGCTCGACAAGCGATACGCCGCATTGCTCACCGACTCGCAGCTATGGTTCTCGGCTCCCTCCAGCTTCAACGACCCGATGGACTGTAAGCCGGTATTCCGCTTTGGAGGAGCTACCCCGAAAGAGCAGCAGGGATTTCGTGAAACCGTGCTAAAGGGGCTTGCGATGCGCGATTTCCCCGACGTCCATGGGCAGGAGTTCATAACCTGCTATGGGGAGTATCAGCAGCAGTATCCAGCGTTCAACGACGAACTTTGCGAGATCGGACATCAACTACTCTCATCAGACCTTCGGAGCCGCCTCGTTGGCGTGCTTTGTCTTTCTGAATGCGAGCGTGATCCAGTGATGTTCTATCACTATGGCGACAAGCATAAGGGCATGTGCCTGAAGTTCCGGACGCTCGATTTTTTCGAGCATGCAAACCCGGTTGACTATCGCGCGATGTACCCGGTCGTCAACTATTTCGATAGCACGGACAATGAGGCTCAATACGGGACAATCTTCCTGACCAAGTATGAAGGCTGGGAGTATGAGCACGAATACCGTATTGTCAACTTCGACCAGCACCGGAGCCCGCGGCTAACAAGCTACCCGCCAGAGCTGCTGGAGGGTGTCATCTTCGGTTATCTGATGCCGCAGGAGGACCGGGACTATGCGAGAGGATTGCTCGAAAAACGGGGCACTCCGGTAACCCTCTACGAAGCGAAGATCGGCCGCGAGCAATACCTGATGGATATCGTTCAGATTGACTAA